Proteins from a single region of Kluyveromyces lactis strain NRRL Y-1140 chromosome C complete sequence:
- the PNT1 gene encoding Pnt1p (similar to uniprot|P38969 Saccharomyces cerevisiae YOR266W PNT1 Involved in targeting of proteins to the mitochondrial inner membrane Pentamidine resistance protein involved in pentamidine resistance protein) gives MTVANRVGYIVKRGYSTQRTPIDISSNSAFKESLASNALLNRLYQLNQNGKIAIKVYSDKCPETNLNVSATLPVTHIPTTKITDAVKQDDSISNWRKPLVKWFRLGKFVLGMYKVGVKSTWSTYFDSKGFKYTVNELTKLIEFKEIESRVLKQNKFDEIDLTRKQYLQWLRRKEFWKIPRFLIAFIMFEEVTPLLCYIFPSLSPWNCLMPGLYRRISDSRSKKLVDNFEIEKSYISPYELDKTAVSQFLTKQNIMPSWRMGIYNITKEFKIPLLKVVETNQKIMIDDWLLLRELLRDSEEPTILSDRELVDAIARRQLYQKGEDLNKMVENIEQQKVLKLRLLLYLSFKFEGTVAADIFGGKLLAERWGVNNMAIFNFPGSNELLKAEHLKNIGL, from the coding sequence ATGACTGTGGCCAACAGGGTTGGATATATCGTCAAGCGCGGATACAGTACACAGAGAACACCAATCGATATATCTTCGAACTCTGCGTTTAAAGAATCTTTAGCTTCAAACGCTCTTTTGAATCGTCTATACCAACTGAAtcaaaatggaaagatAGCTATAAAAGTATACTCTGACAAATGCCCCGAAACTAATCTAAATGTGAGTGCGACATTACCAGTAACACATATTCCTACTACAAAAATAACTGATGCGGTTAAACAGGATGACTCTATTTCAAACTGGAGAAAACCTCTTGTGAAATGGTTTCGACTTGGTAAATTTGTATTAGGGATGTATAAAGTCGGAGTCAAATCCACCTGGTCTACCTATTTCGACTCCAAGGGATTCAAATATACCGTCAATGAGTTAACGAAATTAATAGAgttcaaagaaatagaaagTAGAGTGCTGAAACAGAATAAATTCGATGAGATTGATCTTACAAGAAAAcaatatcttcaatggCTTCGTAGAAAAGAGTTTTGGAAAATACCAAGATTTCTGATAGCTTTTATCATGTTTGAGGAGGTTACACCGTTATTGTGTTATATTTTCCCATCCCTTTCACCCTGGAATTGTTTAATGCCAGGTCTTTATCGAAGGATTAGTGACTCAAGAAGCAAAAAATTGGTAgataattttgaaatagaAAAGTCATACATTTCGCCTTATGAACTAGATAAGACTGCTGTCTCTCAATTCTtaacaaaacaaaatattatGCCTAGTTGGAGAATGGGCATTTATAACATTACCAAAGAGTTTAAAATCCCATTACTAAAAGTAGTTGAAACTAATCAAAAGATTATGATCGATGATTGGTTACTTCTACGTGAATTGTTGAGAGATAGTGAGGAGCCTACCATTTTAAGTGATAGAGAACTTGTAGATGCTATCGCTAGACGGCAGTTATATCAAAAGGGcgaagatttgaataaaatgGTGGAAAACATAGAGCAACAAAAGGTTTTAAAACTAAGGCTCTTACTTTATTTAAGTTTTAAATTTGAGGGAACTGTTGCTGCCGATATTTTTGGCGGAAAGCTACTGGCAGAAAGGTGGGGCGTCAACAATATGGcaattttcaactttcCTGGGTCTAATGAGTTGTTAAAAGCGGAACATCTGAAAAATATTGGTTTGTGA
- the AIM9 gene encoding Aim9p (similar to uniprot|P40053 Saccharomyces cerevisiae YER080W FMP29 The authentic non-tagged protein was localized to the mitochondria): MLRIGSRCVRSVPKSSLRVSSTKIGKLFVRSVSDKPEEVFTKLSDENDPQRDAFFKYSWGTWLKNDKQEKEKRITKFSLEGLNSVIDDLYKQSIENAKRLSKSSIPPPAYLPNLTVSLPHNVKIENIGTVNPNEKIRIVSMASIHEGKHHRIYKIDTNAEKSFVLRIPYALDDENTLAYRLKSEVATMDFADLKLGLKVPKVYSFGVNALNPVRQPFILEEYIEGTLLMRSWTPLENDAEDGKSHKDKLNAVINPISKFQAKLAEVKFNAFGSLYFAKDYKTSEESAYEGETNEELKDRWRIGPSVERCLWRKKSTLNFDDRKQYLGPWDISSPLDIVKCTGLLEAENARARLGLVQAHASPEVVAEDILKDQIKTFDNLAKVAPDLINTKTTSIPKMENLLKPRLHHPDLDPMNVILKEDDDVPYLLDFEGSSIKPYILQNTPQFVAYDGPKIYDLEKDIEGYKDMEESEKAKLEFMYKRTRNQFLWEFALNENLPELISSVAPPIKVLRNPYVAAIERKSDEEYLLIEEALLQLAEVWPIFANNKLVNAAEYPLKYSEEEVKKHADALNAYHEKLISQPFAATQGWMPQDMFDNLVQGGILVKNEKGDYVISRTEDA; encoded by the coding sequence ATGTTAAGAATCGGTTCCAGATGCGTTAGAAGTGTGCCTAAGAGTTCGTTGCGAGTTTCTAGCACCAAAATTGGCAAGCTATTCGTTCGCTCAGTATCAGATAAGCCAGAAGAGGTATTCACAAAGTTatctgatgaaaatgatcCGCAGAGGGatgctttcttcaaatacTCATGGGGTACATGgttgaagaatgataaacaagaaaaggaGAAGAGAATTACTAAGTTCTCTCTCGAGGGTTTGAACAGCGTGATTGATGATTTGTATAAGCAATCCATAGAAAACGCTAAAAGATTATCGAAAAGCAGCATTCCACCACCAGCTTATTTACCAAACTTAACTGTTTCTCTCCCACACAATGTTAAAATTGAGAATATCGGGACAGTTAATCCcaatgaaaagatcagaATTGTGTCAATGGCTAGCATCCATGAAGGTAAGCATCACAGAATATACAAAATTGATACCAACGCCGAAAAGTCCTTTGTTTTAAGAATTCCATACGCATTGGACGATGAAAATACCCTTGCTTACAGATTGAAGAGTGAAGTGGCCACTATGGATTTTGCCGATCTCAAACTGGGTCTTAAAGTTCCAAAAGTTTACAGTTTCGGTGTTAATGCTTTGAACCCTGTCAGACAGCCTTTCATTTTGGAGGAATATATAGAAGGTACGCTTCTAATGAGAAGTTGGACTCCGTTGGAGAATGACGCCGAGGATGGCAAATCTCATAAGGATAAGTTAAATGCTGTCATTAATCCTATTTCTAAGTTCCAGGCCAAGCTCGCAGAAGTTAAGTTTAACGCCTTCGGAAGTTTATATTTTGCCAAGGATTACAAAACTTCTGAAGAGTCGGCTTATGAAGGtgaaacaaatgaagaATTAAAAGATAGATGGAGAATTGGCCCAAGTGTTGAAAGATGCTTATGGAGAAAAAAGTCTACTTTGAACTTCGATGACCGCAAACAATATTTAGGACCATGGGATATATCATCTCCTTTAGATATCGTCAAATGTACAGGATTACTGGAAGCGGAAAACGCTCGTGCTAGACTAGGTCTTGTCCAAGCTCACGCATCGCCAGAAGTTGTCGCCGAAgatatattgaaagatcaaataaagacttttgataatcttgCCAAAGTTGCCCCAGATCTAATTAATACTAAAACCACTTCTATTCCGAAAATGGAGAATCTTTTAAAGCCTCGTTTACATCATCCAGATTTAGACCCAATGAATGTTAttttaaaagaagatgatgatgttCCTTACTTATTGGACTTTGAAGGATCATCCATTAAGCCTTACATTTTACAAAACACTCCTCAATTTGTTGCCTACGATGGACCAAAAATCTATGACCTAGAAAAGGATATTGAAGGGTACAAGGACATGGAAGAATCGGAAAAAGCCAAACTTGAGTTCATGTACAAGCGTACTCGTAACCAGTTTTTATGGGAGTTTGCTTTAAATGAAAACTTACCTGAATTGATCTCTTCTGTCGCTCCACCAATCAAAGTTTTGAGAAACCCTTATGTGGCTGCCATCGAAAGAAAGTCCGACGAAGAATACCTTttgattgaagaagctcttcttcaattggCTGAAGTCTGGCCGATCTTCGCTAATAACAAATTAGTAAATGCCGCTGAATACCCACTAAAATATtccgaagaagaagtcaaaAAGCATGCTGATGCATTGAACGCTTATCATGAGAAACTGATTTCCCAACCATTTGCCGCTACCCAAGGATGGATGCCACAAGATATGTTTGATAACCTAGTTCAAGGTGGCATTTTGGTAAAAAATGAGAAAGGAGATTACGTTATTTCTCGCACGGAAGATGCCTAA
- a CDS encoding uncharacterized protein (weakly similar to uniprot|P40052 Saccharomyces cerevisiae YER079W Hypothetical ORF), with translation MPESTLSLGSKDLYSNLSLNDQSMDNSSMKAIYEADMADTDDNGYQDEERDEHLVPTISRPLSRSSVTSGLSMTATKDGVEGRRVQRYGIPQYSLNLLNSMSQSYWKPKKNNGSNVADELDSPIGPPMTLREKIKLLSTDALSRTGVEDSRLDSVSLNGMSRESLTPSKLQQQPRELQENLLNDFNNPNVIPRVNSELETNLSTMGDDMSYLHDMKNIPSVLVAADSDND, from the coding sequence ATGCCTGAGTCAACATTGTCCCTGGGGTCAAAAGATCTGTACTCTAATCTATCGTTGAATGATCAAAGTATGGATAATTCATCTATGAAGGCGATATATGAGGCAGACATGGCAGATACGGATGATAATGGATATCAAGATGAGGAGAGAGATGAACATTTGGTACCCACGATTTCGAGACCTCTTTCGAGGTCTAGTGTAACGTCAGGGCTATCTATGACGGCAACAAAAGATGGTGTTGAGGGGAGAAGGGTACAGAGGTATGGAATCCCACAGTACTCGCTTAATCTGTTGAATTCCATGTCGCAATCCTACtggaaaccaaaaaaaaataatggGTCGAACGTTGCAGACGAACTTGATTCTCCTATTGGTCCACCCATGACTCTTCGAGAAAAGATTAAATTATTAAGTACAGACGCTTTGTCAAGAACAGGTGTTGAGGATTCTAGGTTAGACAGTGTTTCTTTGAACGGCATGTCTCGTGAGTCGCTCACGCCTTCGAAACTGCAACAACAGCCAAGAGAGCTGCAAGAAAACCTGttgaatgatttcaataatcCCAACGTTATTCCTAGGGTAAATAGCGAATTGGAAACTAATTTGAGCACAATGGGCGATGATATGTCGTATTTGCATGACATGAAAAACATACCCTCAGTTCTGGTTGCTGCTGATAGTGACAACGATTAG
- the HOP1 gene encoding Hop1p (similar to uniprot|P20050 Saccharomyces cerevisiae YIL072W HOP1 Meiosis-specific DNA binding protein that displays Red1p dependent localization to the unsynapsed axial-lateral elements of the synaptonemal complex required for homologous chromosome synapsis and chiasma formation) has protein sequence MSTIQKVREKNEVSTKNVISQDQSQKLVQTMITMCFGCLAFLRGLFPDDNFVDQKFVPEKCTKDYDKNSASSIRIKTLVRDKSDEANLFLDWLENGVFQTLRKGYLKAISLGVFIDESNPNDLIETYLFSFDYSHDSITININGQADKVSLLDSRKMVQQLMRRFIIITQSLDPLPEKRFLTMRLLFNDLAPKEYQPQLFKDATKDPKTIITVPQENGLDTFSVGSLNTSVHKVGIKVLSLADNTIQEQLASGITTQLDPFDLLNDNIELPQDTPFNSQVNEPSQTTTMLQKYLRSSPANFHPTQAIPGDLTLNQNDTNFQGTVSQKLKHIRCLRCKKMVPAVCYGNHAGSSIPVCIECLNNNRIDMNSVTMQRFIMTRKIYRYMAKKPDFPKSISEFYSIFYGDSATDFDKQRIDDALSVLLMDEVFVVEPDVRVSSTGTQLRSSGYINVDSNSIFYPKGTLPKGTCAWTFVLRASKARPFYTEPYAKTEAQLQKLLEQCENTFKNLKKLSVDDSLTLHELSINDTTNSMGYQGKSKKRVHSDNENDYISPEKSYLDTQNCHADKVRRISVSKKTLKSAW, from the coding sequence ATGTCGACGATTCAGAAAGTGAGGGAAAAGAACGAGGTTTCCACGAAAAATGTTATTTCCCAAGACCAGTCCCAGAAACTTGTTCAAACAATGATAACAATGTGTTTTGGTTGTTTAGCATTCCTCAGAGGGTTATTCCCCGATGACAACTTTGTTGACCAAAAGTTTGTTCCGGAAAAATGTACCAAGGATTACGACAAGAATAGCGCCTCAAGTATTAGAATTAAGACTTTGGTAAGAGACAAGAGCGACGAGGCAAACTTGTTTTTAGATTGGTTGGAGAATGGAGTTTTCCAAACCTTGAGGAAAGGCTATTTGAAAGCAATTTCGTTAGGtgttttcattgatgagAGTAATCCAAACGACTTGATTGAGACGTacttgttttcttttgattaTTCGCATGATTCAATCActatcaatatcaatggCCAAGCTGATAAAGTATCATTATTAGATTCACGCAAGATGGTCCAGCAATTGATGAGAAGATTTATCATAATTACACAGTCGCTAGATCCCTTACCTGAGAAAAGGTTTTTAACAATGAGATTGTTGTTCAATGACTTGGCGCCGAAGGAGTACCAACCACAGTTATTCAAAGACGCTACAAAGGATCCAAAAACAATTATCACTGTACCTCAAGAAAATGGACTAGATACTTTCTCTGTGGGATCTTTGAACACATCGGTTCATAAAGTTGGCATAAAAGTGCTTTCTTTGGCGGATAACACAATCCAAGAGCAACTTGCTTCCGGGATTACAACGCAGCTTGATCCCTTTGATCTATTAAATGATAATATCGAGCTACCGCAGGATACACCCTTTAATAGTCAGGTTAACGAGCCAAGTCAAACGACAACGATGTTACAGAAATATCTGAGATCATCACCAGCCAATTTCCATCCCACGCAAGCAATTCCTGGTGATTTAACTCTCAATCAAAATGATACGAATTTCCAAGGTACCGTTTCGCAAAAACTGAAACATATTAGATGCCTCAGGTGTAAAAAAATGGTACCAGCTGTCTGTTATGGTAACCATGCCGGATCTTCAATTCCAGTTTGTATCGAGTGTTTGAACAACAATAGGATTGATATGAATTCTGTTACGATGCAAAGATTCATCATGACAAGGAAAATATACAGATACATGGCAAAGAAGCCCGATTTTCCTAAGTCTATCTCTGAATTCTACTCTATATTTTACGGAGATTCTGCTACTGATTTCGATAAGCAGAGAATTGATGATGCTTTGTCCGTATTGTTGATGGACGAAGTTTTCGTTGTGGAGCCGGATGTAAGAGTCAGCTCCACTGGAACCCAGTTGAGATCATCAGGTTATATCAATGTGGATTCTAACTCAATTTTTTACCCGAAAGGAACTCTTCCAAAGGGTACGTGTGCATGGACATTCGTTCTCCGTGCTTCAAAGGCCCGTCCATTTTATACCGAACCATACGCAAAGACCGAGGCGCAGTTACAAAAATTACTAGAACAGTGCGAAAACACTTTtaaaaacttgaaaaaacTTTCTGTTGATGACTCCTTAACATTACACGAATTGAGTATTAATGATACTACTAATAGTATGGGCTACCAGgggaaatcaaagaaaagggTCCATAGTGACAATGAGAATGACTACATTTCTCCAGAAAAGTCTTATCTTGACACGCAAAACTGCCATGCAGATAAAGTGAGAAGAATCAGCGTTTCTAAAAAGACATTGAAAAGCGCTTGGTAA
- the ICP55 gene encoding aminopeptidase (similar to uniprot|P40051 Saccharomyces cerevisiae YER078C Hypothetical ORF) has protein sequence MFKNNILTSIICRNFHVQSGLKKFVNRQRLPINCGQPIHETRPYLLKAGELTPGITALEYFKRRVKLADKLAAKSCAIIAGSQVKYASGAVFYPFQQNNDMYYLTGWNEPDSVMIIEKPNNNPEDVVLHMMVPPKDPFAEKWEGFRTGVDGVKEIFNADEATSNKNLERYICNIIRRCDYVYFDHTKDAKNSTAFFSSFFSMNDNNQKELTILNLIKNTTPSRQLRPLKGIVAELRSTKSPAELRIMRRAGQISGRAYNQAYARRFRNERTLGSFLEYKFIEGGCDRSAYIPVIGTGDNALCIHYTRNDDVMFDDEMVLVDAAGAIGGYCSDISRTWPVSGKFTDAQKDLYEVVLAVQKKCIELCAAHNVISLHQIHEKSLQFFKQELKNIGLSSLSNWDINEIYPHYIGHNLGLDVHDVPEISRHQPLQEGQVITIEPGLYIPNDPKYPEYFRNIGIRIEDDIAIGLNSYTNLTVEAAKEVIDIENIVQHGVSTKIDHDIPRPLDF, from the coding sequence ATGTTCAAGAATAATATTTTGACTTCAATTATATGCCGGAACTTTCATGTTCAATCGGggttgaagaaatttgtCAATCGTCAACGATTACCGATTAATTGTGGTCAGCCCATCCATGAAACGAGGCCATATCTTTTAAAGGCAGGGGAATTGACTCCTGGTATTACTGCGTTAGAGTACTTTAAAAGAAGAGTTAAGCTTGCCGATAAACTTGCTGCCAAATCATGTGCAATCATTGCCGGTTCTCAAGTAAAATACGCATCCGGAGCAGTATTCTATCCATTCCAACAGAACAATGATATGTACTATCTCACTGGCTGGAATGAACCTGATTCTGTCATGATAATCGAGAAACCAAACAACAATCCCGAAGATGTAGTGCTACATATGATGGTTCCTCCAAAGGATCCTTTTGCTGAGAAATGGGAAGGGTTCCGCACCGGAGTTGATGGTgttaaagaaatatttAATGCTGACGAAGCGACCAGCAACAAAAATTTAGAGCGCTACATATGCAATATCATTAGGAGATGTGATTATGTCTACTTTGATCATACTAAGGATGCAAAGAATTCGACAGCTTTCTTCAGCAGTTTCTTCTCTATGAATGAtaataatcaaaaagaGCTTACGATATTGAACTTAATCAAAAATACGACCCCTTCGAGACAGTTGAGACCTCTCAAAGGAATTGTAGCTGAGCTTAGAAGTACAAAATCTCCCGCAGAATTGCGTATCATGAGGAGAGCCGGCCAAATTTCCGGGAGAGCTTACAATCAAGCGTACGCTCGAAGGTtcagaaatgaaagaacGTTGGGATCCTTCCTAGAATACAAGTTTATCGAAGGTGGTTGTGATCGTTCAGCGTATATTCCAGTAATCGGAACTGGGGACAACGCATTATGCATTCATTATACTAGAAATGACGATGTTATGTTCGACGATGAAATGGTGCTTGTAGATGCAGCAGGTGCCATAGGTGGATACTGTTCTGATATCTCAAGAACATGGCCAGTATCTGGTAAATTTACAGATGCCCAAAAAGATTTATACGAAGTTGTCCTAGCggttcaaaagaaatgtaTTGAATTGTGTGCTGCCCATAATGTTATTTCATTGCATCAGATTCACGAAAAGAGTTTACAATTCTTCAAGCAAGAACTGAAAAACATTGGTTTGAGTAGTTTGAGCAACTGggatatcaatgaaatctACCCGCACTACATAGGTCATAATTTGGGTTTAGATGTGCACGACGTACCAGAAATATCCAGGCATCAACCTTTGCAAGAGGGTCAAGTGATCACTATCGAACCTGGTCTCTACATCCCTAATGATCCAAAATACCCCGAATATTTCAGGAATATTGGAATTCGTATCGAAGATGATATTGCCATTGGCCTGAATTCATACACTAACTTGACGGTTGAAGCAGCTAAAGAAGTAATTGACATCGAAAACATTGTTCAGCATGGTGTTTCTACCAAAATAGATCACGACATACCTCGTCCTCTTGATTTCTAA
- the PCI8 gene encoding Pci8p (some similarities with uniprot|P40512 Saccharomyces cerevisiae YIL071C PCI8 Possible shared subunit of Cop9 signalosome (CSN) and eIF3 binds eIF3b subunit Prt1p has possible dual functions in transcriptional and translational control contains a PCI (Proteasome-COP9 signalosome (CSN)-eIF3) domain) yields MTQGRLFYPLAVLQDRHFRSKYPNYNESRELKTWSVVSKRFPAWEQKLVSMLLDNKYAESIIFINSDVSMSSVGVFKRTKLLIRTHILNSHYKAVIDFESRLNTQPITSEPTELADFIECKLLLILNWFLRGEYHQCLQRFIQLIIDIPNLVELMVTLPKDDIFISNETMFYIITVSALVSIPLDNLDTFIHLEELEQFHKHFDVLAGKGKLIINSKFMKFFDWWHNDMERLCKQDYFLEKKWDIISKTMRQKMYAFYLRIATKIQISYLSERVGISREIVTQEITQLISEACLNFQIHDDLILYQKFDPQMALNDLMMTEDITLDNKLSQLRRQNHNLRVIVDEHLALRKSRIQRRSKASDEEPMNEEEVFALSENELCNETADTFND; encoded by the coding sequence ATGACACAAGGTAGGCTATTTTATCCGTTGGCAGTGCTTCAAGATCGTCATTTCAGATCCAAATATCCAAATTACAATGAAAGTAGAGAGCTCAAAACCTGGAGTGTTGTTTCAAAGCGATTTCCTGCCTGGGAACAAAAACTAGTATCTATGCTACTTGATAATAAATACGCTGAATCCATAATATTTATCAATAGTGATGTTTCTATGAGCTCAGTGGGTGTTTTCAAACGGACCAAACTCCTGATTAGAACTCATATTCTAAATTCTCATTATAAAGCAGtgattgattttgaatctAGGCTCAATACCCAACCCATTACTTCTGAGCCAACGGAATTAGCGGATTTCATCGAGTGCAAGTTATTATTGATTTTAAATTGGTTCCTAAGGGGGGAATATCATCAGTGTTTACAAAGGTTCATTCAACTAATCATCGACATACCAAACTTGGTGGAGCTAATGGTAACTCTTCCAAAAGATGATATCTTTATATCGAATGAAACAATGTTTTACATCATCACTGTATCTGCATTAGTGTCAATTCCCCTAGATAATTTGGACACATTCATTCATTTAGAAGAACTAGAACAGTTTCATAAACACTTTGATGTTCTTGCTGGCAAGGGCAAACTTATAATTAATAGTAAGTTCATGAAGTTTTTCGACTGGTGGCACAATGATATGGAGCGGCTTTGCAAGCAAGATTATTTCTTAGAAAAAAAGTGGGATATAATATCTAAGACTATGAGACAAAAGATGTACGCATTTTATTTGAGGATAGCAACTAAAATACAAATTAGTTACCTATCCGAAAGAGTCGGAATATCTCGAGAAATTGTCACTCAAGAAATCACACAACTAATCTCGGAAGCCTGTTTGAATTTCCAGATTCATGATGATCTCATTTTATACCAGAAATTTGACCCTCAGATGGCTCTAAACGATTTGATGATGACTGAAGATATCACATTGGATAATAAGCTCTCCCAATTACGTCGTCAAAACCATAATTTGAGAGTAATCGTCGATGAACATTTAGCTTTAAGGAAAAGCAGAATACAGCGGCGAAGCAAGGCGAGTGACGAAGAACCTAtgaatgaagaagaagttttcGCTCTGAGCGAAAACGAGCTCTGTAATGAGACTGCTGATACTTTCAATGATTAA